One Streptomyces sp. RPA4-2 genomic window carries:
- a CDS encoding DUF4240 domain-containing protein, whose translation MMDETEFWELVDTTREAVEGDPEDHADLIVERLVQRDPDVVLDFARHFEARYNRAYRWDLWGAAWVLLDGASDDAFDFFRCWLIGQGREVFEGAMHDPDTLAELLDDFDEDLDGDGEELGYAADEAYEQLTGVVAPDLGIPPASPEPEGTPLDFENEGVLAERYPKLWERFRG comes from the coding sequence GTGATGGACGAGACGGAGTTCTGGGAGCTGGTGGACACGACCCGCGAGGCCGTCGAGGGCGACCCCGAGGACCACGCCGACCTGATCGTCGAACGGCTCGTCCAGCGGGACCCGGACGTCGTGCTCGACTTCGCCCGTCACTTCGAGGCCCGCTACAACCGCGCCTACCGCTGGGATCTGTGGGGCGCGGCGTGGGTGCTGCTCGACGGGGCGAGCGACGACGCCTTCGACTTCTTCCGGTGCTGGCTGATCGGCCAGGGGCGTGAGGTCTTCGAGGGGGCCATGCACGACCCGGACACCCTCGCCGAGCTGCTGGACGACTTCGACGAGGATCTCGACGGGGACGGCGAGGAGCTGGGGTACGCGGCGGACGAGGCGTACGAACAGCTCACCGGGGTCGTCGCGCCCGACCTCGGGATTCCTCCGGCGTCGCCGGAGCCGGAGGGGACGCCGCTCGACTTCGAGAACGAGGGGGTTCTCGCCGAGCGGTATCCCAAGCTGTGGGAGCGTTTCAGGGGGTGA
- a CDS encoding MarP family serine protease, which produces MDLLDILLMLVILAYAASGYRRGLVAGCVSLAGFVGGAVIGVWVLPWMMDLVTAGTSAATVTAVLTVLVPAVVGHELAGRLALKLRRELDRGPLRVADGIGGAAANTLAVLLVAWVAASVLGASSSTLITQSIRGSALLGAVQKTMPDTTPTWFSRATSALTEAGFPQVFNPFENEPTAGVAKPSGDSVTESASTAAKLSTVKIEGAAGTQGREGSGFAYAAQHVMTNAHVVAGIDNPTVRVGGVGRVYSARVVFFDPRKDVAVLYVPGLRAPVLRFDTSAARGDSAVVAGYPQDGGLDLQAATVANQINARGQNIYNTGTVTREIYSIRSTVRPGNSGGPLLTTEGRVYGVVFARSTSDNETGYVLTADEVSGDARRAARATAPVDTGDLVTS; this is translated from the coding sequence GTGGACCTGCTCGACATCCTGCTGATGCTGGTGATCCTTGCCTACGCGGCGTCCGGCTACCGGCGCGGCCTGGTCGCCGGCTGCGTCTCGCTGGCCGGGTTCGTGGGCGGCGCGGTCATCGGCGTATGGGTGCTGCCCTGGATGATGGACCTGGTGACGGCGGGGACGTCTGCGGCGACGGTGACGGCGGTGCTGACGGTGCTGGTACCGGCCGTGGTGGGCCACGAGCTGGCGGGCCGGCTGGCGCTGAAACTGCGCCGCGAGCTGGACCGGGGACCGCTGCGGGTGGCGGACGGGATCGGCGGGGCGGCGGCGAACACACTGGCCGTGCTGCTGGTGGCCTGGGTGGCGGCGAGCGTCCTGGGCGCCTCCTCGTCCACCCTGATCACGCAGTCGATCCGCGGTTCGGCCCTGCTGGGCGCGGTGCAGAAGACGATGCCGGACACCACGCCCACCTGGTTCTCACGGGCGACCTCGGCGCTCACGGAAGCGGGCTTCCCACAGGTCTTCAACCCGTTCGAGAACGAGCCGACGGCGGGTGTCGCCAAGCCCTCCGGGGACAGCGTCACCGAGTCCGCGTCGACCGCCGCCAAGCTGAGCACGGTGAAGATCGAGGGCGCCGCGGGCACCCAGGGCCGGGAGGGCAGCGGGTTCGCGTACGCGGCGCAGCACGTGATGACCAACGCCCATGTGGTGGCGGGCATCGACAACCCGACGGTGCGGGTGGGCGGCGTGGGCCGGGTGTACTCGGCACGTGTGGTGTTCTTCGACCCGCGGAAGGACGTCGCGGTCCTGTACGTCCCCGGTCTCCGGGCGCCGGTCCTCCGCTTCGACACGAGCGCCGCGCGCGGCGACTCGGCGGTCGTCGCGGGCTATCCGCAGGACGGCGGTCTCGACCTCCAGGCGGCGACGGTCGCGAACCAGATCAACGCGCGGGGCCAGAACATCTACAACACGGGCACCGTCACCCGGGAGATCTACTCGATCCGCTCCACCGTCCGCCCCGGCAACTCCGGCGGTCCGCTCCTCACCACCGAGGGCAGGGTGTACGGGGTCGTCTTCGCCCGCTCGACCTCGGACAACGAGACCGGCTACGTCCTGACGGCGGACGAGGTCAGCGGCGACGCGCGGCGGGCGGCGCGGGCGACGGCGCCGGTGGACACGGGTGACCTGGTCACCTCGTGA
- a CDS encoding peptidoglycan recognition protein — protein MTWRPVWSGPLRGRWATRPTLIVLGCVSGLLAVLALVLCALGVDGAVGRSRTAAPPAAVRPAVHTAVRPTIVPRSRWLDARTAHGQPPPRYDDRVVAVFVHHTDSPNAYDCADVPRIIRYLYAGQTGARNWDDIGYNFLVDRCGTIYEGRAGGVDRAVTGAHTQGFNHRTAGIAAIGTFTEGAVVPPAMTEAIAELAAWKLGLADVDPRGTVRLVSSNSLSRYAVGTAAVLPTLAGHNAGFMTTCPGAALTARLPAIRTRAAVLQGRR, from the coding sequence GTGACGTGGCGGCCGGTGTGGAGCGGCCCGCTGCGGGGCCGGTGGGCGACGCGGCCCACGCTGATCGTGCTCGGGTGTGTCTCCGGGCTGCTCGCCGTGCTCGCGCTCGTCCTGTGCGCCCTCGGAGTGGACGGTGCGGTGGGCCGCTCCCGCACCGCCGCGCCTCCGGCCGCCGTGCGGCCCGCCGTTCACACAGCCGTGCGGCCGACCATCGTGCCGCGGTCTCGCTGGCTGGACGCCCGGACCGCGCACGGCCAGCCGCCGCCGCGTTACGACGACCGGGTCGTCGCGGTCTTCGTCCACCACACCGACTCGCCGAACGCGTACGACTGCGCCGACGTGCCCCGCATCATCCGGTACCTCTACGCCGGGCAGACCGGCGCCCGGAACTGGGACGACATCGGCTACAACTTCCTCGTCGACCGGTGCGGGACGATCTACGAGGGGCGCGCGGGCGGGGTCGACCGGGCCGTCACCGGTGCCCACACCCAGGGCTTCAACCACCGGACCGCGGGGATCGCGGCCATCGGTACGTTCACGGAGGGGGCGGTGGTGCCGCCGGCGATGACCGAGGCGATCGCGGAGCTCGCCGCGTGGAAGCTGGGGCTGGCGGACGTGGATCCGCGGGGCACCGTGCGGCTGGTGTCCAGTAACAGTCTCAGTCGGTACGCCGTGGGTACCGCGGCGGTGCTGCCGACGCTGGCCGGTCACAACGCCGGGTTCATGACCACGTGTCCGGGCGCCGCGCTGACGGCTCGCCTGCCGGCGATCCGCACGAGGGCCGCCGTTTTGCAGGGCCGGCGCTGA
- the aceE gene encoding pyruvate dehydrogenase (acetyl-transferring), homodimeric type, translating into MTDPTAIQPSELDQLPDRDPEETAEWQASLDAVTKAAGPHRAAYLMRRTLERAEGNGLALPKLLETDYVNTIPTAAEPVVDGDEAMERRITAWNRWNAAAMVTRGAKHGVGGHIATFASAAWLYETGFNHFFKGKEGDGSGDQLYIQGHASPGIYARAFLDGRLSETQLDNFRQEAGGNGLPSYPHPRRLPWLWEFPTVSMGLGPLSAIYQARFNRYLTSRGIKDVSQSHVWAFLGDGEMDEPESTAALALAAREGLDNLTFVINCNLQRLDGPVRANFKIVQELEAQFRGAGWNVVKSLWGNAWDELFRLDTTGALVRRLREVPDAQVQTYQTRDAAYIRQDFFGADPALVEMAKLLSDDKITECFHLSRGGHESRKVYAAYRAALAHKGGPTVILAQTVKGFTLGTGFASKNANHQMKKLSTDEFKQMRDLLELPISDSQFVDGVVPYGHPGADAPEVRYLQERRAALGGPAPARRTHPLAPLPAPADKAFASFDKGSGTQNVATTMAFVRLVKDLVRDKQSGKRWVPIVPDEARTFGMESLFPSLGIYSPKGQTYEPVDRDQLMYYKEAKDGQILNEGITEAGSMADFIAASTAYATHGEAMIPFYIFYSMFGWQRTADQMWQLGDQLGRGFLVGATAGRTTLTGEGLQHADGHSPVIAATNPAALSYDPAFAYEVAAIVKDGLRRMYGETAPGEDPNVFYYLTVYNEPIPQPAKPAGLGVDEGIVKGLYRFNTAESAGLSPAANAARVQLLASGTAIHWTLEAQRLLAEEWGVAADVWSATSWTELRRDALEADAALLRGEERVPFVRQALHGAEGPVLAVSDYMRQVPDQIAQWVEQDWSSLGADGFGLSDTRVAARRHFGVDAQSIVVAALAQLARRGEVKTSAVKEARERYGL; encoded by the coding sequence ATGACCGACCCCACCGCAATCCAGCCGAGCGAGCTCGATCAGCTCCCGGACCGCGACCCCGAGGAGACCGCCGAATGGCAGGCCTCACTGGACGCCGTCACCAAGGCGGCCGGGCCGCACCGTGCCGCGTACCTGATGCGCCGCACGCTGGAGCGCGCCGAGGGCAACGGCCTCGCGCTGCCCAAGCTGCTTGAGACCGACTACGTCAACACCATCCCCACCGCCGCCGAACCCGTCGTGGACGGCGACGAGGCGATGGAACGCCGGATCACCGCCTGGAACCGCTGGAACGCGGCCGCGATGGTGACCCGGGGCGCGAAACACGGCGTGGGCGGTCACATCGCCACCTTCGCCTCCGCGGCCTGGCTCTACGAGACGGGCTTCAACCACTTCTTCAAGGGCAAGGAGGGGGACGGGTCCGGCGACCAGCTCTACATCCAGGGCCACGCCTCCCCCGGCATCTACGCCCGCGCCTTCCTCGACGGCCGCCTCTCCGAGACGCAGCTCGACAACTTCCGCCAGGAAGCGGGGGGCAACGGTCTGCCGTCCTACCCGCACCCGCGCCGGCTGCCCTGGCTCTGGGAGTTCCCGACGGTCTCGATGGGCCTCGGCCCGCTGTCGGCGATCTACCAGGCGCGCTTCAACCGCTACCTCACCAGCCGCGGCATCAAGGACGTCTCGCAGTCCCACGTGTGGGCGTTCCTCGGCGACGGCGAGATGGACGAGCCGGAGTCGACGGCCGCACTCGCCCTGGCCGCGCGTGAGGGCCTGGACAACCTGACCTTCGTCATCAACTGCAACCTGCAGCGCCTCGACGGCCCGGTCCGCGCCAACTTCAAGATCGTGCAGGAGCTGGAGGCCCAGTTCCGCGGCGCCGGCTGGAACGTCGTGAAGTCCCTGTGGGGCAACGCCTGGGACGAGCTGTTCCGGCTCGACACCACCGGCGCGCTGGTACGCAGGCTGCGCGAGGTACCCGACGCCCAGGTGCAGACGTACCAGACCCGCGACGCCGCCTACATCCGCCAGGACTTCTTCGGCGCCGACCCGGCGCTCGTCGAGATGGCGAAGCTGCTGAGCGACGACAAGATCACCGAGTGCTTCCACCTCTCCCGCGGTGGCCACGAGTCGCGCAAGGTGTACGCCGCCTACCGCGCCGCGCTGGCCCACAAGGGCGGACCGACGGTGATCCTGGCCCAGACGGTCAAGGGCTTCACCCTCGGCACGGGCTTCGCGTCCAAGAACGCCAACCACCAGATGAAGAAGCTGTCCACGGACGAGTTCAAGCAGATGCGTGACCTGCTCGAACTGCCCATCTCCGACAGCCAGTTCGTCGACGGTGTGGTTCCCTACGGCCACCCGGGCGCCGACGCTCCCGAGGTCCGCTACCTCCAGGAGCGCCGCGCGGCCCTCGGCGGCCCGGCCCCCGCCCGCCGTACGCACCCGCTCGCCCCGCTGCCCGCCCCCGCCGACAAGGCGTTCGCGTCCTTCGACAAGGGCTCCGGCACGCAGAACGTGGCGACGACGATGGCCTTCGTGCGGCTCGTCAAGGACCTCGTCCGCGACAAGCAGAGCGGCAAGCGCTGGGTGCCGATCGTCCCCGACGAGGCGCGCACCTTCGGCATGGAGAGCCTCTTCCCCTCCCTCGGCATCTACTCGCCCAAGGGCCAGACGTACGAGCCGGTCGACCGCGACCAGCTGATGTACTACAAGGAGGCCAAGGACGGCCAGATCCTCAACGAGGGGATCACCGAGGCCGGCTCCATGGCGGACTTCATCGCCGCGTCCACCGCGTACGCCACGCACGGCGAGGCGATGATCCCCTTCTACATCTTCTACTCGATGTTCGGCTGGCAGCGCACGGCCGACCAGATGTGGCAGCTCGGCGACCAGCTCGGCCGCGGCTTCCTGGTCGGCGCCACGGCCGGCCGTACGACGCTGACGGGCGAGGGCCTCCAGCACGCCGACGGCCACTCCCCCGTCATCGCGGCGACCAACCCCGCGGCGCTCAGCTACGACCCGGCGTTCGCGTACGAGGTGGCGGCCATCGTCAAGGACGGTCTGCGCCGTATGTACGGCGAGACCGCGCCTGGCGAGGACCCGAACGTCTTCTATTACCTGACGGTCTACAACGAGCCGATCCCGCAGCCCGCGAAGCCGGCCGGGCTCGGCGTCGACGAGGGCATCGTCAAGGGCCTGTACCGCTTCAACACGGCCGAGTCGGCGGGCCTGTCCCCGGCCGCCAACGCCGCGCGCGTCCAGCTGCTGGCCTCCGGCACGGCGATCCACTGGACCCTGGAGGCGCAGCGGCTGCTCGCCGAGGAGTGGGGCGTCGCCGCGGACGTGTGGTCCGCGACGTCCTGGACCGAGCTGCGGCGCGACGCGCTGGAGGCCGACGCGGCGCTGCTGCGCGGCGAGGAGCGGGTGCCGTTCGTCCGCCAGGCGCTGCACGGCGCCGAGGGCCCGGTGCTCGCGGTCTCCGACTACATGCGCCAGGTCCCGGACCAGATCGCGCAGTGGGTCGAGCAGGACTGGTCCTCGCTCGGTGCCGACGGCTTCGGCCTCTCGGACACCCGTGTGGCGGCCCGCCGTCACTTCGGCGTCGACGCGCAGTCGATCGTCGTCGCGGCGCTGGCGCAGCTCGCCCGCCGTGGTGAGGTCAAGACGTCCGCGGTGAAGGAAGCCCGGGAGCGCTACGGCCTGTAG
- a CDS encoding GNAT family N-acetyltransferase has protein sequence MPVPHIRFATPDDEDALGRLDRATWSTQHAVMPRPQPPYEPFYNDRFGPRDHLVAELDGVLVGYVRLGHPTTLACNSHVRQIQGLAVSDAARGTGVGRALLRAVQDEARRQGARRISLRVLGHNTPARKLYESEGFVVEGVLPEEFLLDGEYVDDVFMGRGL, from the coding sequence ATGCCGGTACCGCACATACGCTTCGCCACGCCTGACGACGAGGACGCCCTCGGCCGTCTCGACCGCGCGACCTGGTCCACGCAGCACGCGGTCATGCCCCGCCCCCAGCCGCCGTACGAGCCCTTCTACAACGACCGGTTCGGACCGCGCGACCATCTGGTCGCCGAACTCGACGGCGTCCTGGTCGGCTACGTCCGGCTCGGCCACCCGACCACTCTCGCCTGCAACTCCCACGTCCGGCAGATCCAGGGACTCGCCGTCTCCGACGCGGCCCGCGGCACCGGTGTCGGGCGGGCGCTGCTCCGGGCCGTGCAGGACGAGGCCCGGCGGCAGGGCGCCCGGCGGATCTCGCTGCGGGTCCTCGGGCACAACACCCCGGCGCGGAAGCTGTACGAGTCCGAGGGGTTCGTGGTGGAGGGGGTCCTGCCCGAGGAGTTCCTGCTCGACGGCGAGTACGTCGACGACGTGTTCATGGGCCGCGGTCTCTGA